AAGCGGCCGTCCAGGGCATGATCCAGTCGGTCGTGGAGCAGATGTACGCGGAATCCGAGGAGAACCGCTTCCTCGAGGTCACCTACGCCAACGGGGACAAGGAAGTCCTTTACTTCAAGGACTTCAATTCCGGCGCCATGATCCAGAACATCGTGGACCGGGCGAAGAAGATGGCCATCAAGGCCTTCCTCGATCACAACCAGAAGGGTCTCCGCGTCGCGCACCTGCTCCAGGCCTGCGTCGACGAATTCAAGGAGAACGAGGACCTGCCGAACACCACAAACCCGGACGACTGGGCCCGGATCTCCGGAAAGAAGGGCGAGCGGATCGTGTTCATCCGCACCCTCGTCACCGGAAAGCAGGGCGCGGACACCGGACGCTCCATCGACACGGTGGCGAACACCGGTCAGTACCTGTAGATCGCAGCCCGGCTGCGGATGTCCTGGGGCTCCCCTTGGAAAACGGGGGAGGGCATCCGCAGCCGGCTGCTTTCCGAAGGGTTCCGGACGGGTAATCGCACCACACAGGGCAATGACCGAATTGATCTCCCCACCAGCGCAGAGGCGTTCTAGGCTCGTCCGTACCGCCGCGTCGCGCCGTGCGGGGACGGGCACCGCACACGCAACGGAGAACGAGCGGTACTTGAGCGCCGCTCCCGGACGGGAGCGCCGCCGGGCAAGGAGGGCCGCATGACCGTACGGCGAGTAATGGGCATCGAGACGGAGTACGGGATCTCCGTCCCCGGCCACCCGAACGCCAATGCCATGCTCACCTCGTCCCAGATCGTCAACGCCTATGCGGCGGCGATGCACCGGGCGCGCCGCGCCCGCTGGGACTTCGAGGAGGAGAATCCCCTGCGCGACGCCCGGGGCTTCGACCTGGCCCGTGAGGCGGCCGACTCCAGCCAGCTCACCGACGAGGACATCGGCCTGGCCAACGTGATCCTCACCAACGGCGCCCGGCTCTACGTGGACCACGCCCATCCCGAGTACAGCGCCCCCGAGGTCACCAACCCCCGCGACGCCGTGCTCTGGGACAAGGCCGGCGAGCGGATCATGGCGGAGGCGGCCGAGCGCGCCGCCCAGCTGCCCGGCGCCCAGCCCATCCACCTGTACAAGAACAACACCGACAACAAGGGCGCGTCCTACGGCACGCACGAGAACTACCTGATGAAGCGGGAGACCGCCTTCTCGGACATCGTGCGGCACCTGACGCCGTTCTTCGTGTCCCGCCAGGTGGTGACCGGAGCCGGCCGGGTCGGGATCGGCCAGGACGGTCACGAGCACGGCTTCCAGATCAGCCAGCGGGCCGACTACTTCGAGGTGGAGGTGGGCCTGGAGACCACCCTGAAGCGGCCCATCATCAACACCCGGGACGAGCCGCACGCCGACGCGGAGAAGTACCGCCGGCTCCATGTGATCATCGGCGACGCGAACCTGTCCGAGATCTCGACCTACCTCAAGCTCGGTACGACCGCGCTGGTGCTGTCGATGATCGAGGACGGTTTCATCAACGTCGACCTGGCCGTCGACCAGCCCGTGCGCACGCTGCACCAGGTCTCCCACGACCCGACGCTGCGGCGGCTGGTCACGCTGCGCAGCGGCCGGACACTCACCGCGGTCCAGCTGCAGATGGAGTACTTCGAACTGGCGCGCAAGTACGTCGAGGACCGCTTCGGCGTGGACGCGGACGAGCAGACCAAGGACGTCCTGGTGCGCTGGGAGGACACGCTCAACCGGCTCGAGAACGACCCGATGAGCCTGTCCGGGGAGCTGGACTGGGTCGCCAAGCGGGAGATCCTGGAGGGCTACCGCAGGCGCGACGACCTCGACTGGGACGCGGCCCGGCTGCACCTGGTGGACCTGCAGTACGCGGACGTACGCCCCGAGAAGGGGCTCTACAACCGTCTGGCGGCCCGCGGCAAGATGAAGCGGCTCCTGGACGAGCCCGACGTCGAGCGGGCCGAGAGCAAGCCCCCTGAGGACACCAGGGCGTACTTCCGCGGCCGCTGCCTGGAGCAGTACGCGGACGACGTGGCCGCCGCCTCCTGGGACTCGGTGATCTTCGATCTGCCGGGTCGGGACTCCCTGCAGCGCGTACCGACGCTGGAACCGTTGCGTGGTACACGTAACCATGTCAAGGAGCTCCTTGACCGGTGCCGGACGGCGGAAGACCTGGTCCGTGTCCTCTCCGGGGGCTGAAACGGCCCGCGTCCGGGAATCATGGAGGTGGGCCCCGGACGTTGAGGAAAGTGCGGGGCCGATGTCGGACCCTCCTTGTAGGGTCTGATCTTGAGTCCGAACCAAGCGGGCGAACCGAGCGGGGTGAGGGATATGGCGACCAAGGACACCGGCGGCGGGCAGCAGCGGGCCACGCGCTCCACCGAGGAGGTCGAGGAGCAGGCGCAGGACGCGCAGGCCTCCGAGGATCTCAAGGAGCGCCAGGAGAAGCTGTCCGACGACGTCGACTCCGTGCTCGACGAGATCGACGACGTCTTGGAAGAAAATGCAGAGGACTTCGTTCGGAGTTTTGTGCAAAAGGGCGGTCAGTAGGTAAATGTCCAAAGTGGACATTGAGGAAAAATGCTCAACCCGCCAGAAGGTACTTCCGGCCAGCGCATTCGCGTCGAACAAGTCGCGGCCCGACGGGCTGCAGACCACTCGCCGCGAATGCGCTGCCGAGTACCACCGACGCCGTCAGAGGGCTCAGGGTAAGACGGTCCGAATCAAGGTCGATGTCCCTGCTGGGTACAAGGAGTGCCGGACCTGCGGCGAGGTGAAGCCCCACAGCGAATGGCATCGCCACGCGACCGCATCCGATGGCCTCTCGACGCGCTGCAAAGCGTGCAGGGCCATCCAGGGCCGTCAGGGGCATCTGAAGCGTCAGTACGGCATCACCGAGGCCGAGCGCAACGACATGGTCTCGTTGCAGATGGGTGTCTGCGTGATCTCCCTGTCCGCTCCTGCAGCGCATGTGGATCACTGTCATGAGACGGGTAGGGTCCGTGGCGTACTGTGCTTCAA
The genomic region above belongs to Streptomyces marianii and contains:
- the dop gene encoding depupylase/deamidase Dop is translated as MTVRRVMGIETEYGISVPGHPNANAMLTSSQIVNAYAAAMHRARRARWDFEEENPLRDARGFDLAREAADSSQLTDEDIGLANVILTNGARLYVDHAHPEYSAPEVTNPRDAVLWDKAGERIMAEAAERAAQLPGAQPIHLYKNNTDNKGASYGTHENYLMKRETAFSDIVRHLTPFFVSRQVVTGAGRVGIGQDGHEHGFQISQRADYFEVEVGLETTLKRPIINTRDEPHADAEKYRRLHVIIGDANLSEISTYLKLGTTALVLSMIEDGFINVDLAVDQPVRTLHQVSHDPTLRRLVTLRSGRTLTAVQLQMEYFELARKYVEDRFGVDADEQTKDVLVRWEDTLNRLENDPMSLSGELDWVAKREILEGYRRRDDLDWDAARLHLVDLQYADVRPEKGLYNRLAARGKMKRLLDEPDVERAESKPPEDTRAYFRGRCLEQYADDVAAASWDSVIFDLPGRDSLQRVPTLEPLRGTRNHVKELLDRCRTAEDLVRVLSGG
- a CDS encoding ubiquitin-like protein Pup, producing MATKDTGGGQQRATRSTEEVEEQAQDAQASEDLKERQEKLSDDVDSVLDEIDDVLEENAEDFVRSFVQKGGQ
- a CDS encoding endonuclease VII domain-containing protein yields the protein MSKVDIEEKCSTRQKVLPASAFASNKSRPDGLQTTRRECAAEYHRRRQRAQGKTVRIKVDVPAGYKECRTCGEVKPHSEWHRHATASDGLSTRCKACRAIQGRQGHLKRQYGITEAERNDMVSLQMGVCVISLSAPAAHVDHCHETGRVRGVLCFNCNSAIGKLGDDPDTVRRAAAYLEGTSWKPTLVAPGVYRLPS